In Penaeus monodon isolate SGIC_2016 chromosome 7, NSTDA_Pmon_1, whole genome shotgun sequence, the genomic stretch gtgaatattttcacaatagcaTGTGTTCAAGTATTGGCCTATAATAGGTTAGAATGTATTGAATAATTCCTATATAATAGATTGTATTACATTTAAGGTCATGCGAAATGTAATCTCTAATTACTTCATATTGGATATACAAAtctaatatgataaatttatcaCGATCAAATTCCACATCTACGCTAGTGTTCCTTCCATCACACGAGAACAATTATCGCTTACCTATATTTATTTCATCAGGGTTATCTGCATCAAATTCGTCAGAATCTTCAGAATCTCTCAGAGATTCACGGTCGCTGTCATATGTCGCGTTCCTCTGCCTCTTCGACATAATTGCAGCGGTAATTAGCGGCTGATTACACGTTGACCATCCGGAgagattttcccgccaaaagtttCGTATATTTCACCATCGCTCGAAGGTTTCGAGTAATTTACTCAGAATAAATCATACCAGGTTATGAAgtagtaaaattaattttaaaacaatgaaggcaaatgaaaaaatatataaaacctgcagaacacaataatgaaaaaggaaactttttttttttttacataattcaacGGACGCTCCCTTGAGTCGTCCGTGCGAAGGGTTGCCAAACACCGCTAGACAACATTGCAGCTAATTTCCAAACCCGTTACGtgatttataaagaataaaatatctgaataatacaaatatatattgaatgtttTACACTTGaattctgatgaaaataaaataataaagatgtgcAAATAGACAGTAAGTTCTGAATATAGGAAATATGACTGATTAATGGCCAGAATATGTTGTGTCACATGGGCTGTAACAGCAGCACGAGGTGTACGGAAAGCTCCGTCACAGACGCTGTGACACCCGCAGCGAAAGGGTTAAGTACATGTGCACTGTGTAAGCACACAGGAAATGAGGGGAGCCAGCTGTCCAATGAGCCCAAATGCTACACTAAACTTCAGGTTGTTGTTATGTTACTAGAgttactccccctccagagagtgagctaagCGAGGGAGCGAAATACCATGATATGTCTCTTAGGGGGTCACCCCCCAATGGGAGCCACCTTGccatggtggtggggaggggggggcttgaggtcccaaggatctgatgagccagaccagagggctacccatactggaggggtcaccagtgagggatgagacaaaatgtcaTCCTGGTGTACCAAGGCTTATGAGAAGGAATGGTACACCCACCCTTGGCTCaatccatcttggaccagggaatgattgattatttaaaattatctgccgcgtcaacagctaaggtcattagcggcgaataccttgttaaatacaaatattaaaatgtttaaactttaaaatctatcaatagatatcttataataacaataaacaatcaaaaatcaaagcataaatttatactctaagtgtataaattaaTGCAAAAAcaatatgcataattaaataatattgaaaatattagtctccctaaggaaactaataagaccctctatgtcacaatcctcccccaatacattcttcagtgtatatgggggagacaagtacatacatctttggtctgagaatgttgcacatctttccactacatgtgcgatcgttaatggctcttggcatccctcacaaagtgcttgacttttagccatcatcggcccatgagtcagtcttgtgtgcccgattcttagtcttgttaatgcaacttctacttttcggttgggatggatgctagtcacccaactgccaaggtcatctctaatctctcgtagtttatttctggagatatgcctccattgttccttccatttatcgcgaagacaactcctgatgctgggtttcaggtcagtgtgtgggagaggaaaacgagcatcacaaggctgagcggcagctgccttggccttctgatcagctcgctcattcccactgacaccaagatgcgctggcacccaacacagagttatctttttacgtgttgacatcagtgcaagccaatcttgaacctccctcactattggatgtgatgagtttaagctcttgattgtttgcaaggcactacgagagtcacaatatatcacaacagaatggttcataagatctctagtcatcttaactgctgcaagggatgcatgtaactctgcagtgaagatcgaggctgctagagaaaactgccagatgcagtcttccttctgctcactgctgcaaagcccacaacattttcagattcgaaccatctGTTTTAAATATTGCgttccgatccttggtacttagaaatgtgctgaagaaatctctctgacttctgcttcagatctctcccctttcccaattccgaccaaatccagctcgacttgattagtccaagggggtaattggggaattccaacagccagaaccttagtgagacttaaattaagttcttctacaagattcctcattctcctaccataggattggctatcctcaagggggttgaaaaccaatctggatgtaggagatcccggaatcctttgtagtctcgtgtagtaaatcaggttcatgtagtcccggtgtaatgaaagaggtggttctccactctcagcatacagggactccacaggtgaagacctgaaagccccagtacagattctgagagtccaacatccggagaacagtgggagttgcgctcggtaaagctgtagaagcgttgtgcggtctgcaccccaagataaatgtgaaagaacccgcaaaatactaagtgcttttgtagccttcacttttaactgtttgatttgaggcacccatgtatgtctttgagtcaaaaattagaaccaagtacttcacctcttggacaaattgcagtgggtttgctcctaaatagagggaaggacggaactttcctcgtttgtggaaatgtatagccatggtcttgcttggagaaaatttgaacccatgatatgttgcccactgtacaatctgatttattgcagtctgcatgcatccttgcacatcctgtaagcttcctcctgagcagtacagtgtaaagtcatccacatacagattacatgagacagaacttggaacaaactttacaatgtcatttatagcaatgacaaacagggtcacacttaagacactcccttgtgggaccccttccagctgatcttccaggttagagaaactgtttcctacccgaactctaaacttcctgtcagcaaggaagctttgtattgGACCAGGAAAAACTCTCCCTcatgtgtttgtcgtgtgtggaATCCCATATTaataggagacaggagtcctggaggttgagcgatgctgcatgctgcgccctgcagctagcaacacacctctttcatcctctcttctggttagacaggtggcttgatcaaattCTGGTCAAGCAGGCattgttcagtcggtagcgcataggtcccacgactgctaTCAGTATTGTAaaagtggctgcatatatttcctcactacccttgTGGCTGTTgcgagattttgagccccaaatatagcttcccctcactggactccatggtgggtgggtgggggtgaggaaataaagaattctgATTTGTATGAgtattacaaatttacaaagaactagctctctccctgatgacctatgcaaacctttccagcttccaagggcaagaatgggaatcgtaatggtttcccGAGCTTCTAAACCAGGTAAGAAAGAGaatgtcctcctcaatccattaaggaaatttttacctggtaaatatgaaagtatctcatatagtaagtacccagtgatggtgtatcaatcatggatcttgatatttttgaagtacataggaagatagttgaggtgtgtcaccATGATCACCCAACAGTGAgatgtagcctgatagttgaggtttcaacATTCCTGGggcattcctggggctcaagtttcaaaacactcaatcagtgtaggaaaattgtcttttcctgagacctgatgaggtattctgaggagcaACTATTAGAGGAACTAAAGGATTtcatgtagtggcagtaaaacgttttaagagaaagttgatggtttggaacagtcgacagtAGCTCTCCatctaacttttgaaatgttagtccttccagaatcagttcagttggcatggtaccacctcaaggtaaagccatacaTGGCCAGCCCTATGCAGTGCTtctactgccagggttatgggcatggagccaactcttgctgttttaaggaaaatggacagccaagagtgtgtgtaaagtgtggtacaacaggtcatcaaggagatgacaactgtccaggtccaatatgctgttaacactgcaaagaaactcatgaaTCTTCTTCAGAGCAATCTAAAagttacaaatttgaaaaagaagtattggtaataaggagcaaggagaaggtTAGTTTTTCAGAGGCAAAGTGATGTGCCTGGGTGCTGtctgcacagccaggtaagtcctttgcttcagttcaggagactcctcccaaaataACGTCTTTAGAGTCAACAGTCAAGGcttcagaggcctcaacggtgacagctctaTCTGCCATCACAACTCATAGGGGCCTTAGCTTTACTTGGGCAAAGGACAgtcctgagcctttggttcaggagcattctgtttagcagcagaggcccctgtggatgtggtggcaactgTGGCTGTCACTGTTGAgtcctctggagccctgcctgatggctccaaagaccccactctgagaagagacttttgaacagactcagttTCCTTTGTCCGGGCAAAggacgtacctgagcctttgcttcaggggcactctGAAAAAGCTAAATCCATGGCTGAGATCTCTGGAACTCTCCCAAAATTTCCTGTTGgatctattcaataggatctatagggaaggCCAGTACCATCCACGTGGAAAGAGCCTATAATtgttcctgttcctaaacctggcaaagatgcttcaatagggaattacagaccaatttctctcactagCTGCATATGCAAgctatggagaaaatggtaaactgtTGCTAGACattgctgctagaaaaggaaatgtgctgaccccatatcaatatgcgtttagaaaattgagatcgaccacagatatACTTGTGAGGATAGAAACTGCtacacagaattccttcacacagcaacATTACATGTTAGTCAGTCttatttgaccttgaaaaggcttatgatactactcggaagcatggcatactcatgaagctgtatgacattggttaagaggagcattacctaccttcatacaaagcttccttgctaacaggaaagtttagagttcaggtgggaaacagtttctctaacctggaagatcagaaggaagggggtcccaaaagggagtgtcttaagtgtgaccctgtttgccagtgctataaatgacatcgtaaaggttgttccaagtgctgtctcatgtaatctgtatgtagatgactttacactgtactgctcaggaggaaggttacaggatgtgcaagaacacatgcagactgcaataaatcaggttgtgcagtgggcaacataccaaggtttcaaattttctcaaagcaagaccatggctatgcatttccacaaacgaggaaagttgcatccttccctttatttaggagcaaacccactacaatttgtccaagagctgaagtacttgggtcttatttttgactcaaggcttacatgggtacctcacatcaaacagttacagGGGAAGGCTACAAGAGCGCTAAGTATTTTGTGGggttcttttatatctatcttggggtgcagaccacgcaatgcttctgtggctttaccaagcgcttatttgtagtaaaCTTGACCATGGATctaaggcttattcatctgcaactctggatgttctctggatgttggatttggttcataatgaagttctcagAACCTTTATAGGGCCCTCAGGTCTTCACCGAAGGTGTATACTGAGAGTGGAgagccacctctttcattacactgggactacatgaatctgatttgctactgagactacaaaggattctgggatctcctacatccaaattggttttcaacccccttgaggatagccgattctatggtaggagaatgaggaatcttgcggaagatcttaatttaagtctcactaaggttctggcctgtggactaatcaagtcgagttaGATTTGGttggaaatgggaaaggggagagatctgaagcataagtcagagagagatttcttcaacacacttctaagtaccaaggatcagatgcaatatttacagatggttcaaaatctgaaaatggtgttggCTTTGTAGCAGTGAGCAAGATGATTCTTACATACcattctgttataatatattgtgactctcgtagtgggattgagcgagctgatcggaaggccaaggcagctgccgctcagccctgtgatgctcgttttcctctcccacacaccgacctgaaacccagtatcaggagttgtctttgcgataaatgtagggaacaatggaggcaccTCTAGacacaaactgcgagagattagagatgaccttggtagttgagtgaccagcatccatcccaaccaaaaagtagttgtataacaagactaagaatcaggcacacaagaccaACTCATGGATCAATGGTAGCTAAAAGTGAAACATTTTGTTAGGGATgcaaagagccattaacgatagCACATGTGGTGGtgttggagaggcctaggttGGCTTGCGGAACCTTGGCCTTAAGTGGATGGGAagtcaaactcagaggtgcagagtaatctgttttattttatggCAATTATGCGGTTCAATACAATCTGGGAGAGGTGAAGTCAGCAGCCGAGTATGCTGATTGGCTGAACGGCTGCACCCTGTACTCCCATGTCATGGCCAATCAGCGCTGATCACACTGACAGTATCCCACTGTCAATGTGGAGGTAATTATGCCAAGCGAGGGTGCGTTAGTGCTGAGTGCGTGATTGTGACAGGTGACTCAGTGCAGAGTGAaatgtgaggtctccgaccttcccccccgcccccatcctggactgcaaccccctctccccttatcctcctcacccttgtttcccttagtctcccctacctcccttttaccctcttctcctatccttcgtctctcctaaatactctagtactcttgctctcactacttcgcttatctctttcgttccctttcctttaatttcccctttccctttctactatgctggtctcgttttctcgttatgctattctatacttttctctcgttttctctctcatttcttattcactcctttcgctcatttctctctcttctcttctacttcgcgatttacgttcttctgtttttctcttctcccatactaatctcctcgctttctactttttctattccgctgttgaccttactcatttctttcatttccatctctcggctccctttaatttctctccttttcgtccttttccttaagctctcgtcctcccacctacccccaatcccctatcctaataccctacctgtcccctcgacacccttgacacctgaatcctgaatcctgaatccctaaccccgaaccccgaaccgaacttgggtaatccagcgggcggcgctcaaacacgctggagatgattcccgcccacacaacctactcaacactgttaatactgccaaaccatgtattgtgtaataacaaaatgtgtgtaaataaaacttacaatttgtcgtttcccgagtttcctcttgagcttcgaacacttcgaccccgtaggtggcgaataagccttaatgaatgtagttatttgcgagtttctatcgccccttttactagtaaggtcttattttttAGGGGAGGGATCTAAacgtttttaattcttttacccattaattttttttttccatgatttcaaGGTTTTTTAGGATTTCAACaccgaattcccccccccccctttatgttacaaaatgttttaaaagttattttggggtttttatgttttaaaattgcttaaatgctcaattttatttattatcattttatctaccttacgtaattgttttatagctctaaatattttaattttgtttttcctgtttttatagtcggtgccacgtcaccatctcaataatttacaataatttacaatatgAAGTATTTGAGGCTCAGAGGACACTAGTGATATTCCATGTATCACTGacagattttacttttattttagttattgttttacatattagatgtactgttttattcatttttcttactgtgtttgtttttaccgttcagttttattgttttattgtaagctttaatctttttcttttgttatttttaatcatttgacttctatttatttgttaaactgttaagaattttcatattcattttgtataaatatttgttaaaataactgttgccacgatgacgtggcgaggtgtatataaacctcaggaaaataaacccatgggggagttgtctctggactcggtgtttgtgtgtaccccctggattaccctatactgtggcgtcgctggacaaggacaaggttgtgtttgagccatttttACATGCCAATTAgtatattgctggacgtgggcatttaacaCAAGATTTACGtgttttacattggccagcaccagccagagataccctaacttaagtaatttttatgtatcgttccctcagaacgagctttatccttttttttatcgtatttatatttttactttacctgaggtgctttgcttttattttgcttacctttttttactcatatgtcaaggacaacacaaccaggcccattttcataagggatgtgtacctggggcatgggacagtgtctccacacaggggaagtgaacgggccccctccctccttctttcggccctaagccgccatccgccgcttgggtggatatTTCGGGCTTCGCCTCGACAGAAAGCATTACAGAAACTAGAGGTCGAGGATCCTGCGGGGGCGAGAAAGGCGTCTGGATCTCGTGTAAGTGACGGCCTCATAGTCCGAGGCACTGATGTATGCTCCATGGTGACTCAGTCGATCCATCCACCAAGCTGTAGCTTGGATGCACTGGGGGAGTGCTGAAGGGCCCTGAAAGGACCTTTGTAAGGCTGACGGTGGGCATCACCACGGAGAAAAACGAAATCAGCCGAGTCCAGACCTGGTGGAGTGTAGGACGGGCGATGAGAGCCATGGGTGGGTCTGCTGGGAGCGAATTGCCTGGCTACCCTGCGGAGGTCCTCTAGCTGAGTATCACCCGAGCCGTCGCTGGGGAAAAATTCTTCTGGCACAATGTGGGGCTGAGTGTATACCATCTCGGCTGCAGAATTGGCGAGATCCTCCTTAAGCGTTGTCCTGAGGCCAAGAAACACCCAGGGGAGCTGCAAAATCCATGTGGCAGTGGTGCAATGGGTGGTGAGGGCTGTCTTGAGGGATCGATGCCATCTCTCGATAAGTACATTAGCTTTTGGATGATATGCCGTTGTGAAGTGGAGAGTAATGCCAAGGAGCTGCACTAAAGCCCTCCACAACTCTGAGGTGAAACTCGCTCCCCTATCAGACGTTAAGTGTTCCGGGAGACCGAAACGGGCAATCCAGGAGCTGAGGTATGCCTGGGCGCATGATCTGGTGGTTACATCCTGGGTGTTCGTGTCACTCCGGGGTCAGCAAtgttggagaggcctaggttGGCTTAATGAGGAACATAGGCCTTGAGTGGAGAGTtaaactcagaggtgcagagtagtatgttttattttttggtgagCATGCGGTATCAATACAATCTGGGAGATGTGAGGTCAGCAGCCGAGTACGCTGATTAGCCAAACGGCTGCACCCCGCTCTCCCACGTCATGGTGAATCAGCGCTGACCCCACTGACAGCCTTCCGCTGCTGGTGTGGAGGTAATTATGCCGAGCGAGGCTGCGCCGGTGCTGAATGAGGTGATTGTGATGGATGACTCGGTGCGAAGGTAAACTATGCCGAGTGAGGCTGCGCTGGTGCCAAGTGAAGTGATTATGGTATCCACCACAATGGAAAGATGTgctacattctcagaccaaagacgtatgtacttgtctcccccatatacactgaaaaatgtattggtgcCAAGTGAAGTGATTATGGTATCCACCACAATGGAAAGATGTgctacattctcagaccaaagacgtatgtacttgtctcccccatatacactgaaaaatgtattggggaggattgtgacatagaaggtctccctggggagactaatattttcaataaattcaattatgtataatgtttatgcaacaattttatacatttagagcataatatttatgctttgattttttatatgatatttattgttatttgtagatattattgattatttatatttatattcatctatgAGGTATTCGCGCATATATTTTACAGTATTTAATATTCNNNNNNNNNNNNNNNNNNNNNNNNNNNNNNNNNNNNNNNNNNNNNNNNNNNNNNNNNNNNNNNNNNNNNNNNNNNNNNNNNNNNNNNNNNNNNNNNNNNNAACCCAATCGGCACAGATGACAGGAATACATGCTATGCCCACTAcagtatgtttatttattgtatttacacattgatggctctacaagtgcttaatcaccaaagagaaagttattagtcctacctatctcacttgtttaccctttaACGTTtgaaaagggtcttttgcattatttcatcgtctcaaatgttatcaagatttgaataacaatttaataatcataacatcgaTAATAGTATcgatgttctttctttctttctttgttggatttcttggctaccAACCAGCTGCATGTGGCCAAGGTTGTTAAGCCAATGGACCTATTTATtctttcaatctatataaggtcataaagttttgtctcccttagaaaagtgattactttacttttttatttttttatgatctgataaaagatttgatgttgtgaaatcttatttttttaatctgaaataatttattatactttGTCTTTGGTTATTATAAATCTGACATGCTGTTAATATGTGATCTATTGTCAGGATGGAGTTGCATGTCTGGCATTGTAGAgggtatttcttttctatgtagggagtgaggtgtgtcagtCTTGTAgcattgaccctaaggcgggccaataccacttcctcccttctttccttcctgtggGGTGTGTCCCACGGTTCTATGTTTAGTCTGACTTTCTTTGtcagttggaggttggtccactcact encodes the following:
- the LOC119575602 gene encoding uncharacterized protein LOC119575602; translation: MTWESGDVTTRSCAQAYLSSWIARFGLPEHLTSDRGASFTSELWRALVQLLGITLHFTTAYHPKANVLIERWHRSLKTALTTHCTTATWILQLPWVFLGLRTTLKEDLANSAAEMVYTQPHIVPEEFFPSDGSGDTQLEDLRRVARQFAPSRPTHGSHRPSYTPPGLDSADFVFLRGDAHRQPYKGPFRALQHSPSASKLQLGGWID